In Haliotis asinina isolate JCU_RB_2024 chromosome 15, JCU_Hal_asi_v2, whole genome shotgun sequence, one DNA window encodes the following:
- the LOC137264870 gene encoding uncharacterized protein: MAAGVKEVDTVEDFNKLLTDAGGNLVVVHFAAPWAPQCQQMTDVMGELAKDNQLSQVRFVQLEAEKLAEISEKNNIIAVPTFIFFKGGKSVDRLDGANAADLTKKVQSLSKGGAVASPPPQPQKQDLNTRLKQLINSAPVILFMKGNWQEPRCGFSRQMIGILQEKNVTFSTFDILSDEEVRQGLKTFSNWPTYPQLYVSGELLGGLDIVKELVESGELESQLPVQVKLEDRLSLHVDKSTQPIPQSTSQKHSPMCCEKVSQSESSSQRLPCSEEDSFGEFYCDMNKKSDQNDENLNEGDSSEDSSEEEDDEEDQSLPLWLQDELNDPNTAETASKGRGRGKRGRNAAARRNIQKLHQRERRALIRSDPSLLSAQREKERLRQMMIRRRDSLILSLPVDPSMSIHEANKILMEQQRAAGVSEEDITSLQIGRENFHTIGELKRKIEGKRAVDRERTRMKRAQLDENMREGMKKACRERMREKRARLRECDPAAAAAYREREKIRKRIERRRNAMLLSMPDESLLNPAQESMEESSEPPAALPMPLAPEFSSALMVLRGNLMRKRQEQKERVRQRRAELREKHPDLAAALREKERIRKRIERRRNNLLLSLSPNALLQATHSMLGQTENGCMDRLHPVMNSGLDVPQFSQHALEQHSPPRLLEASENDLQSRLSADPTSPASSDGSFNSSLQDSAPPDAGNVNWISNIEKLKKNAEHKKEYNKERMRLKRARIREDPEAFEAMKEKERIRKKHERLKKRGLLSDMNEPITFSYDVPQTTPSSTATVSSCTDKEGYLAEHSMGEDGNSDRLTIKLEPPDLWADPSPTSQQKSTSQLQQPSLTLKPISMMKEGYIDRETILTKDGKDEVGACQADEHVQRDVCEKPLASGCGNVLSCDKGPDDCDNIVHPSVICDERIVKVEPHLRSEISQTTRSGPDQRGNSNRMKGPEGHEKPWTSADPGGVKLKEDEIDGNLSKETLGSNKVLHHTEPPNELNILFQRSQQRKSCTPVKTDQSPLSNSTSQAAEDCVRLEHCSDPLRNNAESHGVGVRQVGNIVTREEGIKTEEPQMEPASGEGTHLSTSGSGIPSFSSVEEERDWFQTQLCRLQTRVSDSDSQAPINPLPLPGSRGVSNTNSMPLDSSSMTSYNFYNSNLASFPANFIPDVPKVPAITPRSSVPMDDPLSGIAEVTLRSSLEQVTALAGPEVMQERLQQMVFSAKQAREKANEQARRRREKLRNDPAMKQKYEQIKARDMERKRQQRAKEAEIRTVFPNYNEEKRIKDRERKKVLRMRKTSDVTNNSGGMSVVSPGEPDPRKAYQISTPVSAPSLAGIGDPAQKCLSSMYASYGVNSQYPSSLPHTRPHQFLSLPDDAKSSQPQDIKPVTENYKLSSQWPSV, encoded by the exons ATGGCCGCCGGTGTGAAAGAAGTAGATACGGTGGAAGATTTCAATAAATTGCTGACCGATGCCGGCGG CAACCTGGTGGTGGTGCATTTCGCTGCCCCCTGGGCTCCACAGTGCCAGCAGATGACGGATGTGATGGGGGAGCTGGCTAAGGACAACCAACTCAGTCAAGTCAGGTTTGTTCAG CTCGAGGCAGAGAAATTAGCTGAAATTTCTGAAAAGAACAACATCATTGCTGTTCCAAcgttcatatttttcaag GGTGGCAAATCAGTAGATAGGTTAGATGGTGCCAATGCTGCAGATCTCACAAAGAAAGTACAGAGTTTATCAAAAGGTGGTGCTGTTGCATCGCCTCCACCACAGCCGCAGAAACAG GATCTAAACACCCGTTTAAAGCAGCTGATCAACTCTGCGCCAGTCATATTGTTTATGAAAGGGAATTGGCAAGAACCTCGATGTG GGTTTAGTCGACAGATGATTGGCATATTACAGGAGAAGAACGTCACTTTCAGCACCTTTGATATTCTTTCAGATGAAGAAGTAAGGCAAG GCTTGAAGACATTCTCCAACTGGCCCACATATCCCCAACTGTATGTCAGTGGAGAGCTTCTGGGAGGCCTTGACATTGTGAAAGAACTGGTTGAATCAGGAGAGCTTGAATCTCAACTACCGGTTCAGGTCAAACTGGAAGACAG GTTGTCCCTACATGTGGACAAGTCCACCCAACCCATTCCCCAGAGCACCAGTCAAAAACATTCTCCCATGTGCTGTGAAaaagtcagccaatcagaaagttcATCACAAAGACTCCCGTGTTCAGAGGAGGACAGTTTTGGGGAATTTTACTGTGACATGAACAAAAAAAGTGACCAGAATGATGAAAATCTTAATGAAGGAGATTCTTCTGAGGACTCCAGTGAGGAGGAAGATGATGAAGAGGACCAGTCTCTTCCTCTGTGGCTTCAGGATGAACTGAATGATCCTAACACAGCTGAAACGGCATCAAAGGGAAGGGGAAGGGGAAAGAGAGGAAGAAATGCTGCTGCTCGGAGAAATATCCAGAAACTGCACCAGAGAGAACGGAGAGCTCTGATCAGAAGTGATCCTTCTCTGTTGTCAGCACAAAGAGAGAAGGAACGTCTGCGACAAATGATGATTCGGCGTAGAGATTCGCTCATTTTGTCCCTACCTGTAGACCCTAGTATGTCTATTCATGAAGCTAACAAGATTTTGATGGAACAACAAAGGGCGGCTGGTGTTTCGGAAGAGGACATCACTTCCCTTCAGATTGGAAGGGAAAACTTCCACACCATCGGTGAGCTGAAACGCAAGATTGAGGGAAAGAGGGCTGTAGACAGAGAGAGGACTCGGATGAAACGTGCTCAGCTGGATGAGAATATGAGAGAGGGCATGAAGAAGGCATGCAGAGAGAGGATGCGAGAGAAACGAGCACGTCTGAGAGAGTGTGACCCAGCTGCTGCAGCTGCTTATAGAGAAAGGGAGAAAATACGAAAAAGAATAGAAAGGCGGCGGAATGCCATGTTGCTGTCAATGCCAGATGAGAGTCTTCTGAACCCTGCTCAGGAAAGCATGGAAGAATCTTCTGAACCACCAGCTGCTCTGCCAATGCCACTGGCACCAGAGTTCTCATCAGCTTTGATGGTTCTAAGAGGAAACTTAATGCGAAAGAGGCAGGAGCAGAAGGAGAGAGTCCGGCAGAGGAGAGCAGAGCTACGAGAAAAACATCCAGACCTTGCTGCTGCTTTGAGAGAGAAGGAGAGGATCAGGAAAAGAATAGAGAGGAGGAGAAACAATCTGTTGCTAAGTCTTTCACCTAATGCTCTCCTTCAGGCAACGCACTCTATGTTAGGGCAGACTGAGAATGGATGCATGGACAGATTACACCCTGTGATGAATTCTGGATTGGATGTGCCACAGTTTTCTCAGCATGCCTTGGAGCAGCACTCACCTCCTAGGTTACTGGAAGCTTCAGAGAACGACCTGCAGTCAAGATTGTCTGCAGATCCGACATCTCCTGCTTCATCAGATGGTTCTTTCAACTCTTCTTTACAAGATTCTGCTCCCCCTGATGCCGGCAATGTGAACTGGATATCAAACATAgaaaaactgaagaagaatGCAGAACATAAGAAAGAGTATAACAAAGAGAGAATGCGTCTGAAAAGGGCCAGAATAAGGGAAGATCCTGAAGCCTTTGAAGCGATGAAAGAAAAAGAACGAATTAGAAAAAAGCATGAAAGGTTAAAAAAGAGAGGCTTGCTCTCTGATATGAACGAACCCATAACATTTAGTTATGATGTCCCACAGACTACACCATCATCCACAGCAACAGTCTCTAGCTGCACAGACAAAGAAGGATATCTAGCAGAGCACTCGATGGGAGAAGATGGTAACTCTGATAGGCTGACAATCAAACTGGAGCCTCCAGATTTGTGGGCTGACCCCAGCCCTACTTCACAGCAAAAATCAACCAGTCAGTTGCAGCAACCTTCTTTGACCTTAAAACCAATTAGTATGATGAAGGAGGGTTATATTGATAGGGAAACAATCCTCACCAAAGATGGAAAGGATGAGGTGGGTGCATGTCAGGCAGATGAACATGTCCAGCGGGATGTATGTGAGAAGCCTCTCGCATCTGGATGTGGTAATGTTCTGTCTTGTGATAAGGGACCTGATGACTGTGATAATATTGTTCACCCTAGTGTaatttgtgatgaaagaattgtTAAAGTGGAGCCACATTTAAGATCTGAGATCAGTCAAACTACTAGATCAGGTCCAGACCAAAGAGGGAACTCCAACAGGATGAAAGGTCCAGAAGGCCATGAAAAACCATGGACATCTGCTGATCCAGGTGGAGTCAAACTGAAAGAGGATGAAATTGATGGAAATCTTTCCAAAGAAACTCTTGGGAGCAACAAAGTTCTCCATCATACAGAGCCTCCGAATGAACTGAACATATTGTTTCAAAGATCTCAGCAGCGCAAAAGTTGCACTCCAGTTAAGACTGATCAGAGCCCACTTTCTAACAGTACATCACAGGCAGCTGAAGATTGTGTGAGGCTGGAGCATTGTTCTGACCCTCTTAGAAACAATGCGGAGTCCCATGGAGTTGGCGTGAGACAGGTCGGCAACATTGTCACACGAGAAGAGGGCATCAAGACAGAAGAACCTCAGATGGAACCAGCCTCTGGTGAAGGAACCCATTTGAG TACCAGCGGATCTGGTATCCCATCCTTCTCCAGTGTGGAGGAGGAACGAGACTGGTTCCAGACTCAACTATGCAGACTTCAGACTCGAGTTTCAGACTCGGATTCACAAGCACCAATAAACCCGTTACCCCTGCCAGGTTCCAGAGGGGTCAGTAACACCAACAGTATGCCTTTAGACTCTTCTTCCATGACATCCTACAACTTCTACAACAGTAACCTGGCCAGCTTTCCAGCAAATTTTATACCTGATGTCCCAAAGGTGCCAGCTATAACTCCTCGATCCTCAGTACCCATGGATGACCCTCTCTCGGGTATAGCTGAGGTGACTCTTAGAAGCTCCTTGGAACAAGTCACAGCTCTGGCAGGTCCAGAAGTAATGCAAGAGAGGCTGCAACAGATGGTGTTCTCAGCCAAGCAGGCCAGAGAGAAGGCCAATGAACAAGCCAGGAGGCGGCGGGAAAAGCTTAGGAATGACCCAGCAATGAAGCAGAAGTATGAGCAGATTAAAGCCAGAGACATGGAACGGAAAAGACAACAACGTGCTAAGGAAGCTGAAATAAGAACAGTGTTTCCAAATTACAATGAAGAGAAGAGAATTAAGGATAGGGAAAGGAAGAAAGTGCTTAGAATGAGAAAAACTTCAGATGTCACAAACAATTCAGGCGGCATGTCTGTTGTGTCTCCAGGGGAACCAGACCCCAGAAAAGCATATCAAATATCTACCCCAGTGTCTGCACCATCTTTAGCAGGTATCGGGGACCCAGCACAGAAATGTCTGTCATCCATGTATGCTAGTTACGGGGTCAATTCTCAATATCCATCCTCACTGCCCCATACTCGACCACACCAATTCCTGTCTCTCCCTGATGACGCCAAGTCAAGTCAACCTCAAGATATCAAACCTGTCACAGAGAACTATAAACTTTCCAGCCAGTGGCCATCTGTGTAA